One window of the Leptolyngbya iicbica LK genome contains the following:
- a CDS encoding metallophosphoesterase family protein yields MNWKRLGLLIILGLLSGIVFAYAHAAMQAPPPTTTSKAPTEITTTEVAAPTEALAVTAPSIELPAATQALLASLNQAPFQPERGDLRLVAISDLNGAYGSTDYDPDVDKAIALIPFWQPDLVVAGGDMIAGQSSSLTTAQIQAMWAAFDEHVRAPLDAAGIPFGFTIGNHDASGARGANGQFTFQQERDLATAYWQAPEHTPDVEFIDRADYPFFYTFRQGDVFFMAWDGSTHQIPPDKLTWVEQSLASEAAQSARLRILLSHLPLYAVAEGRNAPGEVMANAEQLRTMLERYNVHTYISGHHHAYYPGHRGKLQLLHMGIIGSGPRALIDSDLPRWKAITVLDIDFEQAESELIRYTTYDIQTLELIEYGQLPRYLAGHNGMVLRRDLELADLSTAEQSACQAKLGTALCS; encoded by the coding sequence ATGAATTGGAAACGGCTAGGACTCTTGATTATCTTGGGACTGCTGAGTGGCATCGTATTCGCCTATGCCCACGCTGCGATGCAAGCCCCACCACCAACTACAACCTCCAAAGCCCCCACCGAAATCACCACAACTGAGGTCGCTGCCCCCACTGAGGCCCTAGCCGTCACTGCCCCCTCCATCGAACTGCCCGCCGCGACTCAAGCGCTGCTCGCGAGCCTTAATCAAGCGCCGTTTCAGCCTGAGCGCGGCGATCTGCGGCTGGTGGCTATTAGTGACCTAAATGGGGCCTACGGATCTACCGATTACGACCCCGATGTCGATAAAGCGATCGCCCTCATTCCCTTCTGGCAACCGGATTTAGTTGTAGCCGGTGGCGACATGATTGCAGGGCAATCGTCCTCATTGACAACAGCACAAATTCAGGCCATGTGGGCCGCCTTTGATGAACATGTTCGCGCCCCTTTGGATGCAGCAGGTATTCCCTTCGGCTTTACCATCGGCAACCACGACGCCTCCGGAGCCCGTGGGGCCAACGGCCAGTTTACCTTTCAGCAAGAGCGAGATTTGGCTACTGCCTACTGGCAAGCGCCAGAGCACACTCCCGACGTCGAGTTCATCGATCGCGCTGACTATCCCTTTTTCTATACCTTTCGCCAGGGCGATGTCTTCTTTATGGCATGGGATGGCTCGACCCACCAGATTCCCCCCGACAAGCTGACCTGGGTAGAGCAAAGCCTAGCCAGCGAAGCCGCCCAGAGCGCTCGCCTGCGGATTTTGTTGAGCCATCTGCCGCTGTATGCCGTGGCCGAAGGACGCAACGCCCCCGGTGAAGTAATGGCCAACGCAGAGCAGTTACGGACCATGCTAGAGCGGTACAACGTGCATACCTACATTAGCGGCCATCACCACGCTTATTATCCTGGCCATCGAGGCAAATTACAGCTCCTCCACATGGGGATCATCGGCTCGGGGCCTCGCGCCTTGATCGATAGCGACTTGCCCCGCTGGAAAGCCATCACCGTACTCGATATAGACTTTGAGCAAGCTGAGAGCGAGCTAATTCGTTATACCACCTATGACATTCAGACACTGGAGTTGATTGAGTACGGTCAACTCCCCCGCTATTTAGCAGGGCACAACGGCATGGTGCTTCGTCGTGACCTCGAACTGGCTGACCTGAGCACCGCCGAGCAAAGCGCCTGTCAAGCAAAGCTCGGAACCGCCCTGTGCAGTTAA
- a CDS encoding BMP family ABC transporter substrate-binding protein, whose amino-acid sequence MTQRRFTRISRRQMVRGLMATTAFGVVTKFGTACSPAPEGDATTDEAATGDAGGEELVVGFIYVGPKDDFGYNQAHAEGAAAMVANVPGIKLVEEASVPETTAVAETMRSMIEIDGAKVLFPTSFGYFDPYILELAAEFPEVQFFHAGGLYQDGVHPDNVGSYFGYIDEAQYVAGVVAGHMTQSGKLGFVAAKPIPQVLRNINAFTLGAKSVKPEITTQVIFTGDWAEPVKEAEATNSMADQGIDVVTCHVDSPKVVMETAERRGIYSSGYHANQGPLAPEGYLTGAEWDWSSIYSQLGEQFKAGQTLMAGDIPHILRGGLGGKFCKLSPYGPAVTDEAKAAADAAREQLIAGELVIYKGELKDNGGNVILTSDQEYKQDDIELEKMDYLIEGVEGSIDG is encoded by the coding sequence ATGACTCAACGCCGATTTACCCGCATCTCTCGTCGCCAGATGGTGCGCGGTTTGATGGCGACTACTGCCTTTGGCGTGGTTACCAAGTTTGGCACAGCCTGCAGCCCGGCTCCGGAGGGCGATGCCACTACTGACGAAGCCGCCACGGGGGACGCTGGTGGTGAGGAGTTAGTTGTCGGATTCATCTACGTTGGCCCCAAAGATGATTTTGGCTATAACCAGGCCCATGCCGAAGGGGCTGCTGCCATGGTCGCCAACGTTCCCGGCATCAAGCTAGTGGAAGAAGCCAGCGTACCTGAAACGACCGCCGTCGCCGAAACCATGCGCAGCATGATTGAAATTGATGGTGCGAAAGTCTTGTTTCCCACATCCTTCGGTTATTTCGACCCCTACATCTTGGAACTAGCCGCAGAGTTTCCGGAGGTGCAGTTCTTCCACGCTGGGGGGCTCTATCAAGATGGCGTTCATCCCGACAATGTGGGTAGCTACTTTGGTTATATTGACGAGGCGCAATATGTCGCCGGGGTTGTGGCGGGTCATATGACGCAGTCTGGCAAGCTCGGTTTCGTTGCGGCCAAGCCGATTCCACAAGTGTTGCGCAACATCAATGCCTTTACTCTGGGCGCGAAGTCTGTAAAGCCAGAAATTACTACCCAGGTCATCTTCACTGGGGACTGGGCAGAGCCGGTGAAGGAAGCCGAAGCAACCAATAGCATGGCCGACCAGGGTATTGACGTGGTGACCTGTCACGTTGACAGTCCTAAAGTCGTGATGGAAACCGCAGAACGTCGGGGCATTTATTCCAGCGGCTATCACGCTAACCAAGGTCCGCTTGCCCCCGAAGGTTACCTCACTGGGGCCGAGTGGGACTGGTCGAGCATTTATTCTCAACTGGGCGAGCAGTTCAAAGCGGGGCAAACGCTCATGGCCGGTGACATTCCTCACATTTTGCGGGGGGGCCTTGGTGGGAAGTTCTGTAAGCTGTCGCCCTACGGCCCAGCCGTGACCGATGAGGCTAAGGCAGCTGCCGATGCCGCTCGCGAGCAGCTGATCGCAGGCGAATTGGTCATCTATAAGGGTGAGCTGAAAGATAACGGCGGCAATGTCATTTTGACCAGTGACCAAGAATACAAGCAAGATGACATTGAGCTAGAGAAGATGGATTACCTCATCGAAGGGGTTGAAGGTAGCATTGACGGCTAA
- a CDS encoding lecithin retinol acyltransferase family protein gives MNNKFEYPIGSIIQLTSHDYPHCGVVVDHNRSVELIAQKDQSKRKMICKLVLIDFSIANEHPISDGLPEYTLRRLPTTSWNTSEIKQRVRHLKSKYHDSDYHIVYNNCQHFAWELATGEAKSPDASKFRMIGGLVGWAMHKKDFGSASSNGSKSLEGLSCELDRFLVPV, from the coding sequence ATGAACAACAAATTTGAATACCCCATCGGAAGCATTATTCAACTCACAAGTCATGATTATCCTCACTGTGGAGTTGTAGTAGACCACAACAGATCGGTCGAGCTAATTGCTCAAAAAGACCAGTCAAAGCGTAAAATGATCTGCAAGTTGGTTCTTATTGATTTCTCGATTGCTAATGAGCATCCTATAAGTGATGGCTTGCCTGAATACACGCTAAGAAGATTGCCTACGACTTCATGGAATACATCTGAAATCAAGCAAAGAGTCCGTCACCTTAAGTCCAAGTATCACGATAGCGACTATCACATCGTCTACAATAATTGCCAGCATTTTGCATGGGAGTTGGCAACTGGAGAGGCAAAATCACCAGACGCTTCTAAGTTTAGGATGATCGGTGGATTGGTCGGTTGGGCGATGCATAAAAAGGATTTTGGGTCTGCATCTTCTAATGGCAGCAAGAGCTTAGAGGGACTAAGCTGTGAACTCGATAGGTTTCTTGTGCCAGTCTGA
- the groL gene encoding chaperonin GroEL (60 kDa chaperone family; promotes refolding of misfolded polypeptides especially under stressful conditions; forms two stacked rings of heptamers to form a barrel-shaped 14mer; ends can be capped by GroES; misfolded proteins enter the barrel where they are refolded when GroES binds) — translation MAKLVIFDEASRQALEKGVNSLADAVKITLGPKGRNVVLEKKFGAPQIVNDGITIAKEIDLENPYENTGARLIQEVASKTKDLAGDGTTTATVLAQAIIREGLKNVAAGSNPVSLRRGIDKAVAQVVAGIEAAAKPVTGNAISQVASVSAGSDDEVGEMISAAMEKVTKDGVITVEESKSLFTELEVVEGMQFDRGYMSPYFVTDQERMVTELEGARILITDKKISSIQDLVGVLERIAQAGAPLLIIAEDIEGEALATLVVNKARGVLNVAAVKAPSFGDRRKAMLQDIAVLTGGQVISEDIGLSLEAATLDMLGTARKVSITKDTTTLVSDAGNEADVQARVAQIRQELERTDSDYDKEKLSERLAKLAGGVAVIKVGAATETELKDRKLRIEDALSATKAAVDEGIVPGGGATLLHLATKLETLKASLSVAEEKVGVDIVIRALEAPLRQIVDNSGGEGSVIVEKVRELDFNMGYNALTGEFEDLIASGIIDPAKVVRSALQDAASVAGMVLTTEVLVVEKPEPPAPAGGDPGMGGMGGMGGMGGMGGMGGMGMM, via the coding sequence ATGGCGAAACTAGTCATATTTGATGAAGCGTCGCGGCAAGCCCTGGAAAAAGGCGTGAACTCCCTGGCCGATGCGGTCAAGATCACCCTGGGGCCAAAAGGTCGCAACGTTGTACTAGAAAAGAAATTTGGCGCACCGCAAATCGTGAATGACGGGATCACGATCGCCAAAGAAATTGATTTAGAAAATCCTTACGAAAACACCGGCGCACGCCTGATTCAGGAAGTTGCCTCGAAAACTAAAGACTTGGCGGGCGACGGCACCACCACTGCAACGGTGTTGGCCCAAGCCATTATTCGTGAAGGGTTGAAGAACGTCGCAGCAGGTAGCAACCCGGTCAGCTTGCGTCGCGGCATCGACAAAGCCGTGGCCCAAGTGGTCGCTGGCATTGAGGCGGCAGCCAAGCCTGTAACGGGCAATGCCATTTCGCAAGTTGCTTCTGTTTCAGCGGGCAGCGATGACGAAGTCGGCGAGATGATTTCTGCCGCCATGGAAAAAGTGACGAAAGATGGCGTCATCACCGTAGAAGAGTCCAAATCCCTCTTCACCGAGTTGGAAGTCGTCGAAGGGATGCAGTTCGATCGCGGCTATATGTCACCCTACTTTGTGACCGATCAAGAGCGCATGGTCACGGAATTGGAGGGCGCTCGCATCCTGATCACCGACAAAAAAATCAGCTCCATTCAGGATCTGGTCGGCGTGCTGGAACGCATTGCTCAAGCGGGTGCGCCGTTGCTGATCATTGCTGAAGATATTGAAGGCGAAGCCTTGGCCACCCTGGTGGTCAACAAGGCTCGTGGCGTGCTGAACGTTGCCGCCGTGAAAGCGCCTAGCTTTGGCGATCGCCGCAAGGCCATGCTGCAAGACATCGCCGTCCTCACAGGCGGTCAGGTGATCTCCGAAGACATTGGCCTGAGCCTCGAAGCTGCCACCCTAGATATGTTGGGTACAGCCCGCAAAGTCAGCATCACCAAAGACACCACCACCCTCGTTTCTGACGCGGGCAACGAAGCGGATGTGCAGGCACGAGTCGCTCAAATTCGTCAAGAACTGGAGCGCACCGACTCTGACTACGACAAGGAAAAACTCTCGGAGCGCTTGGCCAAGCTGGCGGGCGGCGTCGCCGTCATCAAAGTGGGTGCAGCCACAGAAACCGAACTGAAAGACCGCAAACTGCGGATTGAAGACGCTCTGAGCGCGACCAAGGCCGCTGTGGACGAAGGTATCGTTCCTGGAGGTGGAGCCACCCTACTGCACCTGGCGACCAAGCTCGAAACGCTGAAGGCTTCCCTTTCCGTGGCGGAAGAGAAAGTCGGTGTGGATATCGTAATCAGAGCGCTGGAAGCGCCCCTTCGCCAAATCGTCGATAACTCCGGTGGCGAAGGCTCCGTCATCGTCGAGAAAGTCCGCGAACTCGACTTCAACATGGGCTACAACGCCCTGACTGGTGAGTTTGAAGACCTGATCGCCAGTGGCATCATCGATCCCGCAAAAGTAGTGCGCTCGGCGCTGCAAGATGCCGCCTCCGTCGCTGGAATGGTCCTAACCACCGAAGTTCTCGTCGTTGAGAAGCCTGAACCTCCCGCGCCTGCTGGTGGCGACCCCGGCATGGGTGGTATGGGCGGCATGGGTGGCATGGGCGGCATGGGTGGTATGGGCGGCATGGGCATGATGTAA
- the hemL gene encoding glutamate-1-semialdehyde 2,1-aminomutase: protein MVSTAPLKTSKSEEIFSAAQHLMPGGVSSPVRAFKSVGGQPIVFDRVKGAYIWDVDNNQYIDYVGTWGPAICGHAHPEVLQALSAALEKGTSFGAPCYLENVLAEMVINAVPSIEMVRFVNSGTEACMAVLRLMRAFTGRDKIIKFEGNYHGHADMFLVKAGSGVATLGLPDSPGVPKAATQSTLTAPYNDLEAVKKLFEENPGEISGVILEPVVGNSGFVTPDAGFLEGLRELTREYDALLVFDEVMTGFRIAYGGAQEKFGVTPDLTTLGKIIGGGLPVGAYGGRRDIMEMIAPAGPVYQAGTLSGNPLAMTAGIKTLEILQRPGTYEQLETMTHKLITGLLAAAHETGHAATGGNISAMFGMFFTDKDVHSYDDAKGADTEKFSRFHRGMLEAGIYLAPSQYEAGFMSLAHTDEDIEKTIAAACQVLSNL, encoded by the coding sequence TTGGTCAGTACAGCCCCACTCAAAACCAGCAAATCTGAAGAGATTTTTAGCGCCGCTCAACACCTCATGCCCGGTGGCGTTAGTTCTCCGGTTCGCGCCTTCAAATCGGTCGGTGGCCAACCCATCGTCTTCGATCGCGTCAAAGGTGCCTACATTTGGGACGTTGATAACAACCAATATATCGACTATGTCGGCACCTGGGGCCCCGCCATCTGCGGTCACGCCCACCCCGAAGTGCTGCAAGCCCTGTCCGCCGCCCTCGAAAAAGGCACCAGCTTCGGCGCCCCCTGCTATCTCGAAAACGTACTGGCGGAGATGGTGATCAACGCCGTCCCCAGCATCGAGATGGTGCGCTTCGTCAACTCCGGTACCGAAGCCTGCATGGCCGTGCTGCGCCTGATGCGCGCCTTTACCGGACGCGACAAAATCATCAAATTTGAAGGCAACTACCACGGCCACGCCGACATGTTTTTGGTGAAGGCCGGATCGGGCGTCGCCACCCTGGGCCTCCCCGACTCCCCTGGCGTCCCCAAAGCCGCCACCCAGAGCACCCTCACCGCCCCTTACAACGATCTGGAAGCGGTCAAAAAGCTGTTTGAAGAAAATCCCGGCGAAATCTCCGGCGTCATTCTCGAACCCGTCGTGGGCAACTCTGGTTTTGTCACTCCCGATGCCGGCTTCCTCGAAGGGCTGCGCGAACTCACCCGTGAATACGACGCCCTGCTCGTCTTTGACGAAGTCATGACCGGCTTCCGCATTGCCTACGGCGGTGCTCAGGAGAAATTTGGCGTCACCCCCGACCTCACCACCCTCGGCAAAATAATCGGCGGTGGGCTACCCGTCGGCGCTTACGGCGGTCGCCGCGACATCATGGAAATGATCGCCCCCGCTGGCCCGGTTTACCAGGCCGGCACCCTGTCTGGCAATCCCTTGGCGATGACCGCAGGCATCAAGACCCTCGAAATCTTGCAGCGTCCCGGCACCTACGAACAACTTGAAACGATGACCCACAAGCTCATCACCGGACTGTTGGCCGCGGCCCATGAAACGGGCCATGCCGCTACTGGCGGCAACATCAGCGCCATGTTCGGCATGTTCTTTACCGATAAAGACGTGCATAGCTACGACGACGCCAAAGGAGCTGACACTGAGAAGTTCAGCCGCTTCCATCGCGGCATGTTAGAGGCGGGCATTTACCTGGCTCCCTCGCAATACGAGGCGGGCTTCATGTCGCTGGCCCACACCGACGAGGATATTGAGAAGACGATCGCCGCCGCTTGCCAAGTGCTCAGCAACCTTTAA